The following is a genomic window from Bacillus sp. V2I10.
AAAAATAAACGTCGTTATCGCAAGTACAGCAAACAGGACCCGGTCCAGAAACCTGACATCACTTTCCTTAATTGGTCACTGAATTTACGGAGCAGAAGCTTCACTATGATCAATGATGCTACAATACACATCCACACGACTGATTCATAGGACCATACAGCATAAATCATTTTAGTGCTGCTTGCTAAAAGACCAATAATATAGACAATCAAACCAATATATTTTTGAATGATCCCTTTGATTGCAAAGCCTGTATATAACGCTATTAAACCATGCAGCAGCAATAGCAGTCTTAATTGTTCTTCTCCCGTCATTTCCAGCAAGTAAATGCAGCATATGAAGCGATCGGAGCAAAAATATCCAGCTTTTCTGTCTCTGTTTTTTTCAAGAAAAGCCTTATGGAAACAGATGCATAAATGGTGAAGGCAGCTGCTGAGAATCCCAAATAAACGGAATGATTGTCATTGTAAGCATAAATACAACCAAAAGAGACTAGAGACTAAAGCAGTTGTAATTAAAATCTTTTTGTATTTCATTTGAAATCCTCCTCTTAATATCTAGCTCGAATACCTGCCCAATCATCGGACACTGGAGTTGTTTGATTTAACCAAGCTGGACCTGAAATCATAATTGAAGGCACATCATCCTCATGACCCAAACCAAACGAATGCCCTACTTCATGCGCTGCTGTTTCTTTTTCATGAGCATCAGACAGGGGACCAAAGTCAGCCCAGAAAGTAATATTTGAATAATCACTAGTAGTGCATCGACATTCACTGACCTCGGATGCATAATCATTAGTATCAGTTGAAGATTTCTCAAATCTTATGGATGCTTCTGATTTGAGGTATTTTTGTCCATAAATTCCAATTTCATAAGCTGGATCCCATGCAAAAACGCCATGCCTAGCATCAGTATTCCACTCTCCTACCGAAGAGCCAATATAATAAGTAACTGCTTGAGGATTAACTAATTTATTCCCTACAAAAGTATTTTTATACTAAATAATGGAAATATCTACTAAAAATTTAACGGTATATTATTAGTCTCCTATTTAAAATTTTCCAAATTAACCCGAAACTAACAACAAAATAGACCCATATTCCCTATTTCTCGTTGCCTTTATGGCAATATACGAAAATTGCGAAAAAGCCCTGTATTTCTCCAAAATACAGGGCTTTTCTTCTTATAACTTTCATTACGTAAACTACATTGCGATCCATCAAGACGGCTTTTTTGCTTAACTAATCAATAAAAACTCCAGTATGAGTACTGGAGTTTTTGAAGGCGGATGCCCGTGATTAGGTCAGCCACAGAAAGTACATGCGCCAATAATGATTAGTAAAATAAACAACACTACTATAATCGCGAAATCATGACATCCATGACGGTGATCTCTATATACACAAACAGGAGCTGCGTATCCATAAGCAGGAGCTATATATCCATGAGATAAAGCAGGTGAGTGAGGAATATTCTCTC
Proteins encoded in this region:
- a CDS encoding YjcZ family sporulation protein — its product is MKWIITGLYKRREDVKMYNNVNAPFTSGENIPHSPALSHGYIAPAYGYAAPVCVYRDHRHGCHDFAIIVVLFILLIIIGACTFCG
- a CDS encoding matrixin family metalloprotease, which encodes MGSSVGEWNTDARHGVFAWDPAYEIGIYGQKYLKSEASIRFEKSSTDTNDYASEVSECRCTTSDYSNITFWADFGPLSDAHEKETAAHEVGHSFGLGHEDDVPSIMISGPAWLNQTTPVSDDWAGIRARY